Below is a genomic region from Amycolatopsis sp. 195334CR.
CTTGTCCACGTACCCCGCGGCCTGCGCCCACGGCACCCGGACCCCGCGGATCTCCACGCTGCCGCTCTCGGTGAGCCGCTGCCCGAGGTTGTCCCAGTCGTCGTTGAACACGATGCCCTCCTGCGCGGACGGCACGATCGCGAAGATGTGCTTGTCCGTGCCGGTGAGCACGCCCTCCAGCACGGTCACGTCGGAGACCTTGCTGCCGGTGGAGAAGGACTTGCGGCCGGTGAAGACGAGCTCGTCGCCTTCGTCGGTGATGGTGAGGTCGTTGTCGCGCGGGTTGACCGCGCCGCCGAAGAACCAGCGCTCGCGGGTGGCCTGCTCCTCGACCGCGGCGATCTGCGCCGGGGTGGCGACCAGGCGCGCCGCCCACGCCCACAGGTAGTGGTACCCGATGAGCTGGCCGATCGAGCCGTCACCGGCGGCGATCTCGCGGATCACCCGGTAGGCGGTGGTCCAGTCCTGCCCGCCGCCCCCGTGCTCGGCCGGGCCGAGCAGGGTGACCAGTCCGGCGTCCTTGAGCAACCGGACCTCGGCGTGCGGGGTGCGGCCCGCGCGCTCGCGTTCCACCGCGTCGGCGGCGAGTACGGCGGCGACCTCGCTCGCCCTGGCCACCCAGCCGGCGGAGTCGGCCGGTGGCGTGCTCCAGTCGGTGCTGTGCTCGGTGGTGGTCATCGGAGTCCTCCCACGGGTTCCGGGGTGCCCGCGCCGGGCACCAGCTCGGCCTCCAGCGCGCGGACGATGGGCAGCACGTGCGTGCCGAAGTACTCGACCTCTTCGAGGTAGTGCAGGAAACCGAGCAGCAGCAGGTTCACCCCGCGCCGCTTGTACTCGACGATCCGGTGGGCGATCTGCTCCGGGGTGCCGATCAGCTTGCTGCGGAAGCCGTCGTTGTACTGCACCAGGTCCTCGAACGCCGAATCCGCCCACATCCCGCGTTTGTCCGAAGTGGAGCTCCCGGCCTGGCGGACCGCGTCGCGGAACCCGTGCACCGCGTCGACGTCGGCCTTGGCGACGATCTCGCGCAGCGTGTCCTTGGCCTCGGTCTCGCTGTCCCTGGCGATCAGGAAGGCGTTGAGTCCGAATCGGACGGTCCGGCCGTGTTCCCGCGCGGTCCGGCCGACCTCGTCGATCTGCTCGGTGACGCCGTCGAAGTCCTTGCCGTTGCTGAAGTACCAGTCGGAGACCCGGCCGGCCATCGCCCTGGCCGCGGTGGAGTTGCCGCCCTGGAAGACCTCAGGAGTGGAAAGCGGTTTCGGCTTCAGGTCGTACCCGCGCAGGCGGTAGAAGTCGCCGGCGAACTCGGCGTTGGCCTCGGTCCAGCTGGCGCGGAGCACCCGGATGAACTCCTCGGCGCGGCGGTAGCGCTCGTCGTGCTCCAGCCAGTGCTCGCCGAGCGCGGTGAACTCGCCCTTGAACCAGCCGCTGACCACGTTCACCGCGGCGCGGCCGCCGGAGAGGTGGTCGGCGGTGGTGAG
It encodes:
- a CDS encoding acyl-CoA dehydrogenase family protein → MTTTEHSTDWSTPPADSAGWVARASEVAAVLAADAVERERAGRTPHAEVRLLKDAGLVTLLGPAEHGGGGQDWTTAYRVIREIAAGDGSIGQLIGYHYLWAWAARLVATPAQIAAVEEQATRERWFFGGAVNPRDNDLTITDEGDELVFTGRKSFSTGSKVSDVTVLEGVLTGTDKHIFAIVPSAQEGIVFNDDWDNLGQRLTESGSVEIRGVRVPWAQAAGYVDKEFRPRTYNTLNVPLIQLVFTNFYLGIARGALTTATAYTRERTRPWPYGGDNKESATEEFYILDTYGDLQAKLWAAEALAERAAVAIEAINAHADSVTEAERGEAAVLIAAAKQRAIDTGLEIGSRVFEVTGARASANSVGLDVFWRNIRTHSLHDPVAYKRAEVGRYALLGELPEPTWYT
- the sfnG gene encoding dimethylsulfone monooxygenase SfnG, giving the protein MSAPHHLDEPLRFAYWVPNVSGGLVTSKIEQRTDWSYDYNKRLAVLAEHHGFDYALSQVRYMASYGAAYQQESTSFSLALLLATERLKVIAAVHPGLWHPAVLAKLLTTADHLSGGRAAVNVVSGWFKGEFTALGEHWLEHDERYRRAEEFIRVLRASWTEANAEFAGDFYRLRGYDLKPKPLSTPEVFQGGNSTAARAMAGRVSDWYFSNGKDFDGVTEQIDEVGRTAREHGRTVRFGLNAFLIARDSETEAKDTLREIVAKADVDAVHGFRDAVRQAGSSTSDKRGMWADSAFEDLVQYNDGFRSKLIGTPEQIAHRIVEYKRRGVNLLLLGFLHYLEEVEYFGTHVLPIVRALEAELVPGAGTPEPVGGLR